In the genome of Amphiura filiformis chromosome 4, Afil_fr2py, whole genome shotgun sequence, one region contains:
- the LOC140151294 gene encoding LOW QUALITY PROTEIN: uncharacterized protein (The sequence of the model RefSeq protein was modified relative to this genomic sequence to represent the inferred CDS: deleted 2 bases in 1 codon; substituted 1 base at 1 genomic stop codon) encodes METYVQVVSSKVNNSANSPHRTHDNLPREERQALKSLRTRTDIIIKPADKGSAVVVMDRQKYIDETMKHLNNRTNYALVDSDPTDSFSQQIKTTLDDMHARDELTDKAHAFLSPTDSKAARFYLLPKIHKPGNPGRPIVSVMVPHXEHILYVDHFIKPLVSQTPSYIHDPPHFLRKLEAIKDQIPSTAIIGTCDVSSLYTNIPFSEGISATCEALSRSGHTSPPIDDLKTLMNHVLTKNNFTFMGDHYLQVFGTSMGTRMAPRLACLFMSRLEEQMLDAAPCRPWIWWRYIDDVFFIWTREEDSLHTFLNHVNSFHRTIKFTSELSHHQVNFLDVTIRKENDSLVTDLYTKPTDSHQYLHSSSCHPQHCKSGIAYSQALRLRPHLY; translated from the exons ATGGAGACATACGTGCAGGTTGTTAGTTCCAAAGTTAATAATTCTGCTAATTCTCCCCACAGgacacatgacaacttacccCGTGAGGAACGCCAGGCTCTCAAGTCTCTTAGAACCAGGACTGACATCATCATCAAGCCTGCTGATAAAGGATCTGCCGTGGTTGTCATGGATCGCCAAAAGTATATCGATGAGACCATGAAGCACCTCAACAATCGTACTAACTATGCTCTTGTTGATTCTGATCCTACTGACTCTTTCTCTCAACAGATAAAGACCACCCTGGATGACATGCATGCTCGTGATGAATTAACTGACAAAGCCCATGCATTTCTTTCTCCTACAGATTCTAAAGCTGCTCGATTTTATCTCCTGCCCAAGATCCACAAGCCTGGGAATCCTGGTCGACCCATTGTATCCGTAATGGTTCCCCACTGAGAACATATCCTCTATGTTGATCACTTCATtaaaccccttgtttctcagactCCGTCATACATACACGACCCCCCGCACTTTCTCAGGAAGCTTGAAGCTATCAAGGACCAGATCCCCAGCACTGCCATCATTGGCACTTGTGATGTGTCATCCTTGTATACTAACATCCCATTCAGTGAAGGAATTTCAGCTACCTGTGAAGCGCTGTCTAGAAGTGGCCACACCAGTCCCCCCATTGATGATCTGAAGACTCTCATGAATCATGTACTAACTAAGAACAATTTCACCTTTATGGGAGATCACTATTTACAGGTATTTGGGACATCGATGGGGACCCGCATGGCTCCG CGTTTAGCCTGCCTCTTCATGTCTAGGCTTGAAGAGCAGATGTTGGATGCTGCCCCTTGTCGACCATGGATTTGGTGGAGGTACATTGATGATGTGTTTTTCATCTGGACCAGAGAAGAAGACAGCCTTCACACCTTTCTTAACCATGTCAATTCTTTCCACAGAACTATTAAATTCACATCTGAACTTTCTCACCACCAGGTCAATTTCTTGGATGTCACCATCAGAAAGGAGAATGACTCCCTTGTCACAGATCTATACACCAAGCCCACAGACAGCCACCAGTACCTACACTCTTCCAGTTGCCATCCCCAACATTGTAAAAGTGGTATAGCATACAGTCAAGCTCTCCGCCTCCGCCCGCATTTGTACTAA